CTTTGAAGTAATCAACTTCTAAGCCAAGAGATACGATTCCTAAATCTCCGCCAACTGTTAAAGCATAGATATCTCTGTTTCCGTTTTCATTGTAAGTATGTAAGCCAACATCAACCGGTAAACCAAATTGTTTTAAGTTAGAAGTAATACCAGCTTCAATGTAGTTAGAGTAGTTGTTTAATCCTGTATAAACAGGTCCCATTAATTGATAGTTTCCAGCTTTACCAGCACCTACGTAAACTTTTGCTACACCAGCATCGTATGTACCTCTTGCACCAGTTAATAATACCGGGTTAGCTGTAAATAATACTCCTCTTGTGATGTGTGGGTTTAAGATTGTAACCGGTCTTTCGCCAAAGTTTGTCCAAAGTAAACCAGCGTCTAAGCTTAATCCAGCAACTGGTTTGTAAGTAACAAAAGCAAGCCATGGTTTGAAATCAGTAGTTTTACCGTAGCCTACTAATGGATTATTTCCATTTCCTTTTTTATCATTTACAACATCAGAGCTTGCTACTACTGTTGGAGCTTGCCAAGAACCAAACGCTGCTGTAAATCCAATTCCACCGTCTTGTGCTGGCTTAGTTAATCCAACAATTACATTGTTAACAGAGAAAGAGTCTTTTCCTGACCATGGTTGTGCATTCGTACGGATTAAAACAGTTCCTGTGGATCTTAACGCATGGTCATTGTTTTGTACGTTGTAAGATGCTGACACACCACCGAATAATGTGATGTCTGTGTTTGCTACTGTAATTTGTCCTGCGTTTGCTGCAGATACTGCAAGCAATCCTGCTGCTGCTAATCCTACTACTTTCTTCATCGTAAAACCTCCTTTAATAAAGTTTTTATAAAATCTGTTAATAAAAATTAACACACATTATGATTTTTGTCAAGCATTTTAAAATGCGATTCTTCGCTATCGCTCAGAATGACATTATTATATTGTTCCATGTCATTCTGAAGGCTTTGTTTTAAACTTATTCAATTTTCAATTTTATTATATACAATTTTTATGCCAATTTTTTAGTTTTGTGTTTTCCTGTTATTTACTTATCGTTTATAAATATACCAAACTTTACTTTTTTGCATTTTGGCAAATTGCAAAAGAAAGTGAAGAAGTAAGAAGGTGGGAGGGAAAGAATAGGGGAGTTAAAATAATGTTGTGTCTAAATAAAATTATAAGGAGGAGTAGTAATGGATAAGAAAGAATACTTTGAAAAAATATTAGACAGATC
This is a stretch of genomic DNA from Sulfurihydrogenibium sp. YO3AOP1. It encodes these proteins:
- a CDS encoding outer membrane beta-barrel protein; amino-acid sequence: MKKVVGLAAAGLLAVSAANAGQITVANTDITLFGGVSASYNVQNNDHALRSTGTVLIRTNAQPWSGKDSFSVNNVIVGLTKPAQDGGIGFTAAFGSWQAPTVVASSDVVNDKKGNGNNPLVGYGKTTDFKPWLAFVTYKPVAGLSLDAGLLWTNFGERPVTILNPHITRGVLFTANPVLLTGARGTYDAGVAKVYVGAGKAGNYQLMGPVYTGLNNYSNYIEAGITSNLKQFGLPVDVGLHTYNENGNRDIYALTVGGDLGIVSLGLEVDYFKADDGLKKAWNNVTGLSTSSNAWGAALCANVKPVAGVQVPVRIEYADNKDTILIPAIAAASLVAPQNAGTTAYFAPKKVWTFTITPTYNPTKNTFLRAEVSYAKASGNAFNGTSGYLFVNDKGEAKTSRTTGAVELGFLF